The following is a genomic window from Pseudomonadota bacterium.
TGATGCCGGCGACGGCGAGACAGGTGGCCCGGCAGGAAGGACTGCCCCACCAGCCTGCGCGGCTGACAGAAGACCCGGCCTACAACATCCGTCTGGGGGCGGCCTATCTGGAACGCATGCTGGACCAGTTTGGGGGATCTCCGGTCCTGGCCATCGCGGCCTATAACGCCGGCCCGTCGCGGGTGCGGGAATGGGTCGGAAAACTGGGACAGCCGGGAGACCGGCCGGAAGAGGTTGTGGACTGGATCGAACAGATACCCTTCTCCGAAACCCGCAACTATGTCCAGCGTGTTCTGGAAAACCTGCAGGTCTACCGCCAGCGGCTGGGGGAAGGGA
Proteins encoded in this region:
- a CDS encoding lytic transglycosylase domain-containing protein — translated: PLVDVSVDQPEKALVHALIRQESTFNAGAISSAGARGLMQLMPATARQVARQEGLPHQPARLTEDPAYNIRLGAAYLERMLDQFGGSPVLAIAAYNAGPSRVREWVGKLGQPGDRPEEVVDWIEQIPFSETRNYVQRVLENLQVYRQRLGEGNRNGLAHDLVRTTVKTDS